A genomic segment from Polyangium mundeleinium encodes:
- a CDS encoding effector-associated domain EAD1-containing protein translates to MPIKASSRPLFTWLHLSDLHIGHGGPTHRSNQRLVLEELRADASKLGDLSVPRPDAILLTGDVAFSGAATQYADARAWLQEVAAAVGLGLDRVFAVPGNHDVDRAADKDSATGQLVEALRDGTKELDTALATPEAQARLEWRTRAYLDFASGLGKVEVGPSASFWTARLEGREGLRVRLVGFHTALLSADDRDQGNLRLGQGAIVGALPRAPEAGELVLVLTHHPLDQGWLKDEAEVLGWVRRRAHVHLCGHVHEAESRAVWAGSGVGLLHVVAGPAHGERMPQGVPAGHGYNVASVVVGADGATRLRIWPRRWSDANKDFRMHVDHVDEARGYAEHGIAVGISGAKAARVGETPQMGLPRAPRLRPGLTMPLRRALEEALLSGFRREDELAMMVRHGLGKNLAEMVGMGRPLRLIVFDLVEAAEAGGFTRELVQAAWEANQDNEELGAVATRILC, encoded by the coding sequence GGCTACACCTCTCGGATCTGCACATCGGTCACGGGGGGCCGACGCACCGCTCGAACCAGCGGCTTGTGCTCGAGGAGCTTCGCGCGGATGCCTCGAAGCTCGGCGACCTCAGTGTACCGCGGCCGGATGCGATCCTCTTGACAGGCGACGTGGCCTTCTCAGGTGCCGCCACGCAGTACGCAGACGCGCGAGCATGGCTTCAGGAAGTCGCGGCCGCTGTGGGGCTCGGGCTGGATCGGGTGTTCGCGGTGCCGGGCAATCACGACGTTGATCGTGCGGCGGACAAGGACAGCGCCACCGGGCAGCTCGTGGAGGCCTTGCGAGATGGCACCAAGGAGCTAGACACTGCGCTGGCGACTCCGGAGGCTCAAGCGCGGCTCGAATGGCGGACGCGAGCGTACCTCGACTTCGCGTCGGGGCTCGGGAAGGTGGAGGTCGGGCCTTCCGCGTCTTTCTGGACAGCGCGGCTCGAAGGGCGCGAGGGGCTCCGAGTTCGATTGGTGGGTTTCCACACCGCGCTGCTCTCGGCGGACGACCGCGACCAAGGGAATCTGCGGCTGGGTCAAGGAGCTATCGTCGGGGCTCTGCCGCGCGCGCCGGAGGCGGGCGAGCTGGTCCTCGTCTTGACGCATCACCCGTTGGATCAGGGCTGGTTGAAGGACGAAGCGGAGGTACTGGGCTGGGTGCGGCGGAGGGCGCACGTACATCTCTGCGGGCATGTCCATGAGGCGGAGTCGAGAGCGGTCTGGGCGGGCTCGGGGGTGGGATTGCTGCACGTGGTGGCGGGGCCCGCGCACGGGGAGCGAATGCCCCAGGGAGTGCCCGCGGGGCACGGGTACAATGTGGCGTCCGTGGTGGTGGGCGCGGATGGAGCGACGCGGCTTCGAATTTGGCCGAGGCGGTGGTCGGACGCGAACAAGGATTTCCGGATGCACGTGGACCACGTGGACGAGGCGCGGGGGTATGCGGAGCACGGGATCGCGGTGGGCATCTCTGGCGCGAAGGCAGCGAGGGTAGGAGAGACGCCGCAAATGGGTTTGCCGAGGGCGCCGCGGCTCCGCCCAGGGCTCACGATGCCGTTGCGGCGGGCGCTGGAGGAGGCGTTGTTGAGTGGATTCCGGCGCGAGGACGAACTTGCGATGATGGTACGGCACGGGCTCGGCAAGAACCTAGCGGAGATGGTAGGGATGGGGCGACCGCTGCGTTTGATCGTGTTCGATCTGGTGGAGGCGGCGGAGGCGGGAGGGTTCACGCGAGAGTTAGTGCAAGCTGCATGGGAGGCGAACCAGGATAATGAAGAGCTTGGGGCGGTGGCAACGCGCATCTTATGTTAG